One window from the genome of Bacillus kexueae encodes:
- a CDS encoding LysE family transporter: MSIFISYIFLGLSLSAPIGPINAAQLDKGIKNGFLHAWLVGIGAMAADALYMIAIYLGVAAFLDTPFLKTLLYSFGFFILTYTGIESILTSNRVTRLEGETNETKKKAFVSGFLMALSNPLNILFWLGIYGAVLAKTAESYTENQLFIYSLGIFVGILIWDVIMASIASGFRKMLKPQLLQGISIIAGLSLVGFGLYFGYEAFRLLF, from the coding sequence ATGAGCATTTTTATCAGTTATATTTTTTTAGGGTTGTCATTATCAGCGCCAATTGGACCAATAAATGCTGCGCAGTTAGATAAGGGGATTAAAAATGGATTTTTACATGCTTGGTTAGTCGGGATTGGGGCAATGGCCGCGGATGCATTGTATATGATTGCAATTTATTTAGGAGTTGCAGCTTTTTTGGATACACCATTTTTAAAAACACTACTATATTCATTCGGCTTCTTCATCTTAACGTATACTGGGATTGAAAGTATTTTGACGAGCAATCGTGTGACACGATTGGAAGGGGAAACGAATGAGACGAAGAAAAAAGCGTTTGTATCGGGATTTTTAATGGCGCTTTCCAATCCGCTAAATATTTTGTTTTGGCTTGGGATTTATGGAGCCGTGCTAGCAAAAACGGCAGAATCTTATACAGAAAATCAATTATTCATATACAGTTTAGGAATTTTTGTCGGCATTTTAATATGGGATGTCATTATGGCTTCTATTGCAAGTGGCTTTAGAAAAATGTTAAAGCCTCAATTGTTACAAGGGATTTCCATCATTGCCGGACTGTCTCTTGTCGGCTTCGGGCTTTATTTTGGTTATGAGGCTTTTCGCCTCTTGTTTTAG
- a CDS encoding amino acid permease: protein MEKQLQWWQLSLLGVACMIGTGFFLASSIAIEKAGYAVIISYFISGLGTFIVFHTLAEMFANHPEKGSFRTYAKSAFGPFVGFAVGWVYWVCEMLIMGSQLAALSIFARYWFPQWPLWIFSLFFAILGLLIILTGLKGFERIENLFAVIKLAAIIMFILVVSLFLFDVIGADSFESPQNPLSFTGEPLGIWSSLLYTYYAFGGIEVLGLLMNELKDQKSASKSGIVMIGLLTVLYAASIWAILSVLSVKHIQTDESPFITTLNQFEISFLPHIFNGVLIIAGFSTFVASLYAIITILITLAEDGDAPKKLAEKGKRKVPIRSFFVLCGGVFLSILFSFLLPKSVYEYVTTAAGLMLLYTWFIILFSYYKLLAKTKWDKGKVFTGSLLLFLALSGSLLEKSTRISFFVSIGFLIVVFVATLFKRKRHPQS, encoded by the coding sequence GTGGAAAAACAATTGCAATGGTGGCAATTATCGTTACTTGGAGTTGCGTGTATGATTGGAACTGGTTTTTTTCTCGCATCGAGTATTGCCATTGAAAAAGCGGGTTATGCCGTCATTATTTCGTATTTCATTTCGGGTCTTGGGACATTTATTGTCTTTCATACGCTAGCAGAGATGTTCGCCAATCATCCGGAAAAAGGATCATTTCGGACGTATGCTAAATCCGCCTTCGGGCCGTTTGTTGGTTTTGCTGTTGGGTGGGTCTATTGGGTATGCGAAATGCTTATCATGGGCAGTCAATTAGCCGCCCTTTCCATATTTGCTCGTTATTGGTTTCCTCAATGGCCGCTTTGGATTTTCTCGCTCTTTTTTGCCATTTTAGGGCTATTGATTATTCTGACGGGTTTAAAAGGATTCGAACGGATTGAAAACTTATTTGCCGTGATTAAACTTGCTGCGATCATTATGTTTATTCTTGTCGTTTCGTTATTTTTATTCGATGTGATTGGAGCGGACTCATTTGAGAGTCCTCAAAACCCGCTCTCATTTACGGGTGAACCACTCGGGATTTGGTCGTCTCTACTTTATACGTATTACGCGTTTGGTGGCATTGAAGTGCTCGGCCTATTAATGAATGAGTTAAAGGATCAAAAGTCCGCTTCCAAATCGGGCATCGTAATGATTGGGTTGTTAACGGTTTTATATGCTGCCTCTATTTGGGCGATTTTATCTGTCCTATCCGTGAAACATATTCAAACAGACGAAAGTCCTTTTATTACGACGTTAAACCAATTTGAGATTTCCTTTTTACCACATATATTTAACGGTGTGTTAATCATTGCTGGATTTTCTACTTTTGTCGCATCCCTTTACGCCATCATCACCATTTTAATCACTCTTGCTGAAGATGGAGATGCACCGAAAAAGCTTGCGGAAAAAGGAAAACGAAAAGTGCCAATCCGGTCTTTTTTCGTGTTATGTGGCGGTGTGTTCCTTTCCATTTTATTTTCATTTTTGTTACCAAAATCTGTTTATGAGTATGTCACGACAGCAGCCGGACTTATGCTCTTGTATACATGGTTTATTATTTTATTTTCGTATTATAAACTACTTGCCAAAACAAAATGGGATAAAGGGAAAGTTTTTACGGGTAGCCTTTTATTATTTTTAGCGTTATCGGGTTCCTTACTAGAAAAAAGTACAAGGATTAGTTTTTTTGTTAGCATAGGATTTTTAATCGTTGTTTTCGTTGCTACTCTTTTCAAAAGAAAACGACATCCACAGTCATGA
- a CDS encoding sulfite exporter TauE/SafE family protein produces MLFITVIFLIGFIGSYLSGMLGIGGSIIKYPMLLYIPPLLGLTAFSAHEVSGISAIQVFFATLGGVWAYRKGGYLNKTLILYMGTSILIGSFIGGYGSKLMSESGINFVYGILALIATIMMFIPKKGIDDKPLNEVTFSKSLAALLAFIVGIGAGIVGAAGAFLLVPIMLVVLKIPTRMTIASSLAITFISSIGATVGKITTGQIDYFPALIMIIASLIASPLGANAGKKVNTKLLQTALASLILATAIKIWIDIL; encoded by the coding sequence ATGCTTTTTATAACTGTCATCTTTCTTATCGGTTTTATCGGATCATACCTATCAGGAATGCTCGGTATCGGTGGCTCCATCATTAAATACCCGATGCTACTTTACATCCCGCCACTACTTGGCTTAACAGCCTTTTCAGCACATGAAGTGTCTGGCATCAGCGCCATTCAAGTCTTCTTTGCCACATTAGGAGGAGTTTGGGCCTATCGGAAAGGCGGATATTTAAACAAAACATTAATCCTTTACATGGGCACGAGCATATTAATTGGAAGCTTTATCGGGGGATACGGCTCAAAGCTCATGTCTGAATCTGGCATTAATTTCGTATACGGAATTCTAGCATTAATTGCAACCATTATGATGTTCATTCCGAAAAAAGGAATCGATGATAAACCATTAAATGAGGTCACCTTCTCAAAAAGTCTTGCTGCATTGCTCGCATTTATCGTCGGAATCGGAGCTGGTATCGTCGGTGCGGCCGGAGCATTTCTCCTAGTTCCTATCATGCTTGTCGTCTTAAAAATCCCGACACGTATGACCATTGCGTCTTCACTGGCCATCACATTCATCTCATCAATCGGTGCAACAGTCGGGAAAATCACAACCGGACAAATCGACTATTTTCCTGCTCTTATTATGATCATCGCAAGCCTTATCGCCTCTCCACTCGGTGCAAATGCAGGAAAAAAAGTAAACACAAAACTGTTGCAAACAGCCTTAGCCTCACTCATCCTTGCAACAGCCATAAAAATTTGGATTGACATTCTGTAG
- a CDS encoding YqcI/YcgG family protein: MQLYDKNWLDAHQDTLSDWKKDAFQQFSSMLIDTDHPYPCVPGMQGFLKNHLRFQFVGDPREEKTFHELASTLAHYGDISRDTGKYASLVVFFETSDELLNESQEAFQDMFWTILNEVHALDEKEWPENIPTDPHDTAWEYSFCGEPYFVFCATPYHQVRKSRHFPYFMLAFQPRWVFAEINDSTSFGRKMKKAIRSRLKAYDKIAPHPDLKWYGKSDNHEWKQYFLSDDDNESKGTCPFTYMKKKLNKLLP, translated from the coding sequence ATGCAGCTTTACGATAAAAATTGGCTTGACGCCCATCAAGATACCCTTTCCGACTGGAAAAAAGATGCATTTCAGCAATTCTCTTCAATGTTAATAGACACCGATCATCCGTATCCTTGTGTACCTGGCATGCAAGGATTTTTGAAAAATCATTTGCGGTTTCAGTTTGTAGGCGACCCACGGGAAGAAAAAACGTTTCATGAATTAGCAAGTACATTAGCGCATTACGGTGACATCTCACGTGATACAGGAAAATACGCTTCGCTCGTTGTTTTTTTTGAAACGTCGGATGAATTATTGAACGAGTCGCAAGAAGCGTTTCAAGATATGTTTTGGACGATTTTAAATGAAGTGCATGCGCTTGATGAAAAGGAATGGCCTGAGAATATACCGACTGATCCTCATGATACGGCTTGGGAATATAGTTTTTGCGGGGAGCCGTATTTTGTGTTTTGTGCAACTCCATACCATCAGGTGCGAAAAAGTCGGCATTTCCCATACTTTATGCTCGCATTCCAGCCGAGATGGGTGTTTGCTGAAATCAATGATTCGACATCGTTTGGGCGCAAAATGAAAAAAGCGATTCGTTCGCGGCTAAAAGCATATGACAAAATCGCTCCTCATCCTGATTTAAAATGGTACGGAAAAAGTGACAATCATGAATGGAAACAATATTTCTTAAGTGATGATGATAACGAATCGAAAGGCACATGCCCGTTTACGTATATGAAAAAGAAATTAAATAAGCTACTCCCGTAG
- a CDS encoding spore coat protein has translation MENSFQPSQSMNNQAGQMQPPLNHGGHEMFDAHEILATFINVLDQYVIFDQYIQDPELKQILKHQQQFITDLYNISVQTFSTGQKPDHSQTVYNMDQSNDVVYGMKPSQPKKPNTSIQEVSDQGLSAYMLGLIKSTASLLAMTSLEITNPVFRRVISDSVPNFIEMGYEIFLYQNKRGYYQVPQLQPQDMTAMMSSFVEVPVSPNPNQEIH, from the coding sequence ATGGAAAATTCATTTCAACCATCTCAATCGATGAACAATCAAGCTGGGCAAATGCAACCACCTTTAAATCATGGTGGACACGAAATGTTTGATGCGCATGAAATTTTAGCTACGTTTATTAATGTCCTTGATCAATATGTGATTTTTGATCAGTACATTCAAGATCCTGAGTTAAAACAAATCTTAAAGCATCAACAACAGTTCATTACAGATTTGTATAATATTTCGGTTCAAACGTTTTCGACGGGACAAAAGCCAGATCATTCCCAAACGGTCTACAATATGGATCAAAGTAACGATGTAGTATATGGAATGAAGCCATCTCAGCCGAAAAAACCGAATACGTCCATTCAAGAAGTTTCAGACCAAGGATTGTCCGCTTATATGCTCGGATTGATAAAATCGACAGCATCACTATTAGCGATGACATCTCTGGAAATCACGAATCCGGTGTTTCGTCGAGTAATTTCCGATAGTGTTCCTAATTTCATCGAAATGGGCTATGAAATATTCTTGTATCAAAACAAACGAGGGTACTATCAAGTGCCGCAACTACAACCGCAAGATATGACGGCGATGATGTCATCCTTTGTAGAGGTACCAGTTTCACCAAACCCAAATCAAGAGATACATTAA
- a CDS encoding phytoene desaturase family protein: MNKTWDVVIIGGGLSGYVAANFLAKTNLSVLILEKGKKVGGRARTDIVQDQYFNLGPHAFYQSGKARATLEELGIFFEGKAPQAGGLLIENMKFYTAPFSPIGLLKSKLLNLKDRFEWITSLTKIKQLNPDDFATLTFQEWLSQTAKSEHVQLLLSILARLATYCHAPEKASAKVILSHLQHAMRGVVYLDGGWQTIIDQLHNQAVISGVQIHTESNVKQIEKNEIEPFQLTLSTNEIIQSKQVLYTGSPHELNKIVADCHPQRNFFDQIVPIKAATLDVALKKLPNPNHLFALGVTEPYYYSVHSNYAQLSKDRQSTILHVLKYHHPDEKIDVRAEKSNLEKFLDMIQPGWRNYVITCRCLPNITVSHRLPLVGDERELTQSETHIPGLFIAGDWASPNAILSEGAVESGKQAAKEISRKNEVI, encoded by the coding sequence ATGAATAAAACATGGGATGTTGTCATTATTGGTGGCGGACTATCAGGTTATGTTGCTGCAAATTTTTTAGCTAAAACGAATTTAAGTGTGTTAATTTTAGAAAAAGGGAAAAAGGTAGGAGGACGTGCTCGTACTGATATCGTCCAAGATCAGTACTTTAATTTAGGCCCTCATGCATTTTATCAATCTGGTAAAGCTAGGGCTACACTTGAAGAATTAGGCATATTCTTTGAGGGAAAAGCCCCACAAGCAGGAGGCCTTTTAATTGAAAACATGAAGTTTTATACAGCACCTTTTTCACCAATTGGGCTCCTAAAGTCGAAGTTATTGAATTTGAAAGATCGTTTTGAATGGATTACTTCATTAACAAAAATTAAACAGTTAAATCCAGATGACTTTGCCACACTTACATTTCAAGAATGGCTTTCACAGACAGCCAAATCTGAACATGTTCAGTTACTATTGAGTATTTTGGCTAGGCTGGCGACATATTGTCACGCTCCTGAGAAAGCGAGTGCGAAAGTGATTCTCTCTCATTTGCAGCATGCCATGAGAGGTGTGGTATATTTGGATGGTGGCTGGCAAACAATCATTGATCAGCTCCACAACCAGGCTGTTATCTCGGGTGTTCAAATTCATACGGAGTCAAATGTAAAACAAATTGAAAAAAACGAAATCGAACCATTCCAATTAACCCTTTCAACCAATGAGATTATCCAATCAAAGCAAGTACTCTATACGGGCTCACCACATGAATTGAACAAAATAGTAGCTGATTGTCACCCACAACGAAATTTTTTCGATCAAATAGTGCCTATAAAAGCCGCAACATTGGATGTCGCTTTAAAAAAGCTTCCAAATCCAAATCATCTTTTCGCTTTGGGAGTAACAGAACCGTACTACTATTCCGTCCATTCGAACTACGCACAACTCTCAAAAGATAGACAGAGTACAATCCTACATGTTCTTAAATATCATCATCCAGACGAGAAGATAGACGTGAGGGCGGAAAAATCCAATCTAGAAAAATTTCTTGATATGATACAACCAGGATGGCGTAATTATGTAATAACATGTCGTTGTTTACCTAATATAACCGTCAGTCATCGCTTGCCACTAGTAGGGGATGAAAGGGAACTTACTCAATCTGAAACACACATACCAGGATTATTTATAGCTGGTGACTGGGCATCGCCTAATGCAATCTTATCTGAAGGAGCGGTCGAGAGCGGAAAGCAAGCAGCAAAAGAAATCAGTCGAAAAAATGAGGTGATCTAG
- a CDS encoding RNA polymerase sigma-70 factor, with protein MQISNEDYQKYKPLLFSLGYRMLGSVTDAEDLVQETFLRAYQIKKQNVENKKAYLCKMMTNRCLDLLKSARKKREQYIGPWNPEPLYIEESEENNPSEVLLRKEGLSIAYLRMMEHLSPHERAVLLLRKVFDFSYGEIARIVEKSEENCRKLFSRAKKKISTVENENLHYGNNKSVVNRFIKAFQMQNTNDLLELVSEDVTLYSDGGGKINAAIRPIVSRQNVLLFLSGIGKKVAKDYDYEVKKINGQPSIVFYLNGSIHSSVSFYISNNIIVEIYITMNPDKLANLS; from the coding sequence GTGCAGATCAGTAATGAAGATTATCAAAAATACAAGCCTTTGTTATTTTCATTAGGTTATCGAATGCTGGGCTCGGTAACGGATGCTGAAGATCTTGTGCAAGAGACATTTTTACGCGCCTACCAAATCAAAAAACAAAATGTAGAAAACAAAAAAGCATACCTTTGTAAAATGATGACTAATCGATGTCTTGATTTATTAAAGTCGGCGAGGAAAAAACGAGAGCAATATATTGGTCCTTGGAATCCTGAACCATTATATATTGAGGAATCTGAGGAAAATAATCCTTCAGAAGTTCTCTTGCGAAAAGAGGGCCTAAGTATAGCCTATTTACGAATGATGGAACATTTATCTCCCCATGAACGTGCTGTTTTGCTGTTAAGGAAAGTATTCGATTTCTCTTATGGAGAGATTGCTAGGATTGTAGAAAAGTCTGAAGAAAATTGCCGAAAGCTATTCAGCAGGGCAAAGAAAAAAATCTCCACTGTAGAGAATGAGAACTTACACTATGGAAACAACAAATCAGTGGTCAATCGTTTTATTAAGGCCTTTCAAATGCAAAATACAAATGATTTGCTTGAACTCGTATCAGAAGATGTCACACTTTATTCAGATGGGGGCGGTAAGATCAATGCCGCCATTCGTCCAATTGTATCACGCCAAAACGTTTTACTGTTTTTATCTGGTATTGGAAAAAAGGTTGCAAAAGATTATGATTATGAAGTTAAAAAAATCAACGGTCAACCATCTATCGTTTTTTATTTGAACGGTTCCATTCATAGTTCAGTTAGTTTTTATATTAGTAATAATATTATTGTCGAAATTTATATAACAATGAATCCAGATAAGTTAGCAAATCTTTCATAA